In a genomic window of Pangasianodon hypophthalmus isolate fPanHyp1 chromosome 19, fPanHyp1.pri, whole genome shotgun sequence:
- the stxbp6l gene encoding syntaxin binding protein 6 (amisyn), like, with product MMTIQSAISREIFTPHHEKLLTVIEVRKRRRRRLTFIPAGRKKDYVTFLCLSVTNKKPTQVFITKVKQFEFSQQFEKRSHWSLDQLRRVDGIDPDKDSPEFDLVFDHGTDQWVATSSAEKCMFIQILYHLCQHYWESQTEPSVKAPPVGQKPTSTSTPTSTSAPTSTSSTPVSTSTEQTTVLEKKKKKSRDAPRPTEFVNCQSKLLGDACSLNIVIYRCKIFLHRMRNSMTSAQEPSHSQKAPPVKVGTASSSPPAQSIMGAVSRRASQVFSERGDVKQLSENVQKLALKHRD from the exons ATGATGACGATCCAGTCAGCGATTAGCAGAGAGATCTTCACTCCACACCACGAGAAGTTATTAACAGTGATTgaagtgaggaagaggaggagaagaagactGACCTTCATTCCGGCGGGGCGTAAGAAGGATTACGTCACCTTcctctgtctgtcag TGACGAATAAAAAGCCGACTCAAGTTTTTATCACCAAAGTGAAGCAGTTTGAATTTTCTCAACAATTTGAGAAACGCTCACACTGGAGTTTGGATCAGCTACGTCGCGTCGACGGCATTGACCCCGACAag gacAGTCCAGAGTTTGACCTGGTGTTTGATCACGGAACTGACCAGTGGGTCGCCACATCATCAGCGGAGAAATGCATGTTCATTCAGATCCTCTATCATCTCTGCCAACATTACTGGGAGAGTCAGACTGAGCCGAGTGTCAAAGCGCCCCCTGTGGGTCAGAAACCCACCTCCACTTCCACCCCGACCTCCACCTCTGCCCCCACCTCCACTTCCTCCACCCCTGTCTCCACCTCCACTGAACAAACAACCGTCctggagaaaaagaagaagaaaagtcgTGATGCACCACGTCCCACTGAATTCGTTAACTGCCAGTCCAAATTACTGGGAG ATGCCTGCTCACTAAACATCGTCATCTACCGCTGTAAGATCTTCCTGCACAGAATGAGGAACTCCATGACCTCTGCTCAAGAACCAAGTCACAGTCAgaaag CTCCTCCTGTGAAAGTGGGCACGGCTAGCTCCTCCCCCCCAGCGCAGAGCATCATGGGAGCAGTGAGTCGGAGGGCGAGTCAGGTGTTCAGTGAGCGCGGCGATGTTAAACAGCtcagtgaaaatgtacaaaag CTTGCCCTGAAACATCGGGATTAA